CGCCGCGCGCCGCGCGGACCTCAGTCGTCCTCGCCGAGCAGCTCCTCCCGCACCCGTCGGATGTCCTCGAGCAGGGCGCCGATGAGCACCCAGTGCCGCGAGTTCGGCCGGACGACCTCGAGCGGCGCCGTCAGCGCGGGCTCCGCGGCCGTCGTGTCGTCGGCGGCGGTGCCCGTGAAGCCGTCGCGCTCCGCGTGGTGCAGCCGCGTCGCCTCGACCCGTGCGCTCAGTGCTCGGACGTCCGCCCCGATGCGGGCGACCTCGGTCGCGATGCTCCCCACCACCGGGTCCGACCGGAGGTCCGGCGCCGTGTTGTCGCGGATCGCCCGGGTCATCCCGGTGACCCGTGTGACCAGGACGCGCAGGTGCTCCGCGACCGTCGTGTCCCGCTGCAGGATCGTTCGGTGTCGGCCACCACGGGGGTTCATCGTCAGCGACTCGCCCGCCGCGGTGAGCGAGGCCTCGGCGCGGGCGTGCTGCTGCCGGAGGGCCCGCGCCTGGCGCAGGGCCTCGTCCCACCGCTCGGCGTCCCAGCCCTCGGTGAGGCCGATCGCGATCCGTTCGAACGCGGCGGCGGTGTCCCGGGCCAGTCGGGCGACCGCGAGGTGCGCCGGTTCGAGGAGCACGGGCGGCACGATCACGGCGTTCACCGCGAGTGCGACGACGGCGCCGACGACGGTCTCGAGGACCCGGTCGGCCGAGTAGTTCGGCGTGACGACCCCCGCGGTGAGCACGAGCATGCCGCTGATGCCCACCTGGGTTGCCGACGTCGGGGTCAGACGGAGTGCCCAGCTCAGCAGGATCGCCAGCACGATGACGACGAGCACGACCCAGACGCCGTCACCGAAGACCAGGTGGAAGGCGGTCGCCAGCACGACGCCGAGCACCACGCCGGCGCTGCGCTCGAGGCCCTTCACGAACGACTGGTTGATGCTCGGCTGCACGACGAGCAGCGCGGCGATCGCGGCGAAGGTCGGGAACGGCCCGTCGATGAGCGCACGGCAGAGCAGGACCGCCGCGACCACCGCGACCGCGGTCTTCACGACCTGCAGGAACGGTGTGCGGCTGGAACTGCGGAGGCGCGCGACCGGGTTCACGACGACCACGGTAGCCACCAGCCGCACGCCGAGCCGTGCACGATGGCGACGAAACCGCCGCGGCACGGTTGACTGGTCACGTGTGGCCCAACCACGAGCGCATCATCCCGCAGGCCTTCGCC
The sequence above is drawn from the Curtobacterium sp. MR_MD2014 genome and encodes:
- a CDS encoding FUSC family protein, with the protein product MNPVARLRSSSRTPFLQVVKTAVAVVAAVLLCRALIDGPFPTFAAIAALLVVQPSINQSFVKGLERSAGVVLGVVLATAFHLVFGDGVWVVLVVIVLAILLSWALRLTPTSATQVGISGMLVLTAGVVTPNYSADRVLETVVGAVVALAVNAVIVPPVLLEPAHLAVARLARDTAAAFERIAIGLTEGWDAERWDEALRQARALRQQHARAEASLTAAGESLTMNPRGGRHRTILQRDTTVAEHLRVLVTRVTGMTRAIRDNTAPDLRSDPVVGSIATEVARIGADVRALSARVEATRLHHAERDGFTGTAADDTTAAEPALTAPLEVVRPNSRHWVLIGALLEDIRRVREELLGEDD